From one Prochlorococcus marinus str. MIT 0912 genomic stretch:
- a CDS encoding UbiD family decarboxylase — protein sequence MKLFRKEPLTRDIRDFLALLEKKGQLKRISSPVDSDLEIAAISDRVLGMGGPALLFENVKGSSIPVAVNLLGTMDRVVWSMGLEKQEQLEDLGKKLALLQQPRPPKGFKETKAFASVAWDLLKARPDIDLLPPCHQKVISEKELDLNQLPLLRPWPEDAGGAVTLGLVITKDPETGVPNVGVYRLQKQSAKSMTVHWLSVRGGARHLRKAAAMNKKLEVAVAIGVHPLLVMAAATPIPVQLSEWLFAGLYAGEGVRLTKCKTIDLQVPSHSEIILEGSISPGEEMMDGPFGDHMGFYGAAESSPLIRFHCMTQRKNPIFLTTFSGRPPKEEAMLAIALNRIYTPILKQQIPEVIDFFLPMEALSYKLAVISIDKAYPGQAKRAAMAFWSALPQFTYTKFVVVVDSTINVRDPRQVVWVLSSQVDPQRDLFILENTPFDTLDFASENIGLGGRLAIDATTKIGPEKNHDWGKPLTRPKELEDKVDERWAELGLSELENNQPSPELFGYVIDELMRQKKINNS from the coding sequence ATGAAATTATTTCGTAAAGAACCTCTTACACGGGACATTAGAGATTTTCTTGCTCTTCTAGAAAAAAAAGGTCAATTAAAGAGAATTAGCAGTCCTGTTGATAGTGATCTAGAAATCGCAGCAATAAGCGATCGAGTCCTTGGGATGGGAGGACCTGCTCTACTTTTTGAAAATGTAAAAGGATCATCAATACCTGTTGCAGTCAATTTACTTGGCACAATGGATCGCGTGGTTTGGAGTATGGGCTTAGAGAAGCAAGAACAATTGGAAGATTTAGGGAAAAAATTAGCCCTTCTTCAGCAACCAAGGCCTCCGAAAGGATTTAAAGAAACCAAAGCTTTTGCTTCAGTTGCTTGGGATCTACTCAAAGCCCGTCCCGATATTGATCTATTACCACCGTGCCATCAAAAAGTAATTAGTGAAAAGGAATTAGATCTAAATCAGTTGCCACTTTTAAGACCCTGGCCAGAGGATGCTGGCGGTGCCGTCACTCTAGGTCTAGTAATAACAAAAGATCCTGAAACTGGCGTGCCAAATGTTGGTGTTTATCGACTTCAAAAACAATCTGCAAAGAGCATGACAGTTCATTGGTTAAGTGTCAGAGGAGGAGCTAGGCATCTTCGAAAAGCAGCTGCCATGAATAAAAAGTTAGAAGTTGCTGTTGCAATTGGAGTTCACCCACTTCTTGTTATGGCTGCAGCAACTCCCATTCCAGTACAACTCAGCGAATGGCTATTTGCAGGTTTATATGCAGGAGAAGGTGTTCGATTAACTAAATGCAAAACCATCGATCTTCAGGTACCAAGTCACAGTGAAATTATTCTGGAAGGATCTATATCTCCGGGTGAAGAGATGATGGATGGTCCATTTGGAGACCATATGGGGTTCTATGGAGCTGCTGAATCCTCACCTTTAATTAGATTCCACTGTATGACTCAAAGGAAAAACCCGATATTTTTAACCACTTTCAGCGGTAGACCTCCAAAAGAAGAGGCCATGCTTGCAATAGCATTAAATAGAATTTATACACCCATACTTAAACAACAAATTCCTGAAGTTATTGATTTTTTCCTTCCAATGGAAGCTTTGAGTTATAAGTTAGCAGTCATATCTATTGATAAAGCATATCCAGGTCAGGCAAAAAGAGCTGCAATGGCTTTTTGGAGTGCTTTACCACAATTTACCTATACAAAATTTGTTGTTGTCGTCGACTCGACCATTAATGTAAGAGATCCTAGACAAGTGGTTTGGGTTTTATCCAGTCAAGTTGACCCTCAAAGAGATTTATTCATATTAGAAAACACTCCTTTTGATACCCTTGACTTCGCTAGTGAGAACATAGGACTGGGAGGCAGATTAGCTATTGATGCAACAACAAAAATTGGCCCAGAGAAAAATCATGATTGGGGAAAACCATTAACAAGGCCTAAAGAGCTTGAAGACAAAGTCGATGAAAGATGGGCAGAGCTAGGGTTATCTGAGTTGGAAAACAACCAACCAAGTCCAGAATTATTTGGGTACGTCATCGATGAACTAATGCGTCAAAAAAAAATAAACAATTCATAA
- a CDS encoding 2-phosphosulfolactate phosphatase family protein, whose amino-acid sequence MKLSYFYVAADVPIGIIPESSVVIDVLRATTTIAWALENGADSVQVFADVDELKNQAKTFDAKDKILVGERGGKKLDGFDLGNSPLGVSTDRVKGKRVFMSTTNGTRSLHRVRESKSLYTMALPNRKAIAERLKSDNPREVWIVGSGWEGSYSLEDSLAAGALASLLMDQLESVQILNDELMSSIALWKNWENDVEGCLRVASHGQRLAGIGNHDDDFACCSSLDNLSIVPKQIEMGVLRSN is encoded by the coding sequence ATGAAACTTTCTTATTTTTATGTAGCAGCAGATGTTCCTATTGGGATTATTCCTGAATCCTCAGTGGTAATTGATGTTCTAAGAGCTACAACAACTATTGCCTGGGCTCTTGAAAATGGAGCTGATTCAGTGCAAGTGTTTGCAGATGTTGATGAACTTAAAAATCAGGCAAAGACATTTGACGCTAAAGATAAAATTCTTGTTGGAGAGAGAGGAGGGAAAAAATTAGATGGATTTGACTTGGGAAATTCTCCATTGGGAGTCTCAACTGATCGAGTAAAAGGGAAAAGAGTTTTTATGAGTACTACAAATGGAACAAGGTCATTACATCGAGTTAGAGAATCCAAAAGTTTGTACACAATGGCACTCCCAAACAGGAAAGCTATTGCTGAAAGATTGAAAAGTGATAATCCTAGAGAAGTTTGGATTGTTGGTAGTGGGTGGGAAGGTTCCTACTCTTTAGAAGATTCTTTAGCTGCTGGGGCTTTAGCCTCTCTTCTGATGGATCAATTAGAGTCGGTTCAGATATTAAACGATGAATTGATGTCCTCAATAGCACTTTGGAAAAATTGGGAGAATGATGTTGAAGGATGTTTACGTGTTGCAAGTCATGGACAAAGACTTGCAGGGATAGGCAATCATGATGATGATTTTGCTTGTTGCTCTTCTTTGGACAACCTTTCTATTGTTCCAAAACAGATTGAGATGGGCGTACTTCGCTCAAACTAA
- a CDS encoding carbon-nitrogen hydrolase family protein encodes MSDFLAAALQLTSTSDIDANLNAAEEQIELASRRGADLVGLPENFAFLGEDQKKLKIASSIYEKCNSFLVTMARRYQVVLLGGGFPVPAGDGVRTLNRAELFGKDGQSLAKYDKIHLFDVDLPEGNTYRESETIVSGSESPPVVEVPGLCKIGLSICYDVRFPELYRDLVNRGADLLMIPAAFTAFTGKDHWQVLLQARAIENTAYVVAPAQTGRHYGRRQSHGHAMVIDPWGTVLADAGVLQGAAIAPADKERVERIRGQMPSLKHRKTELFI; translated from the coding sequence GTGTCAGATTTTTTGGCTGCGGCCTTACAGCTAACCAGTACCTCAGATATAGATGCAAATCTCAATGCCGCAGAAGAACAAATTGAGTTGGCTTCCAGGCGAGGGGCTGATCTTGTTGGACTTCCTGAAAACTTTGCATTTTTGGGTGAGGATCAAAAAAAATTAAAAATTGCATCTTCAATTTATGAAAAATGCAATAGTTTTTTAGTAACAATGGCAAGAAGATATCAAGTTGTTTTGCTTGGAGGTGGTTTCCCTGTCCCCGCTGGCGATGGAGTAAGAACTTTAAATAGAGCGGAGTTGTTTGGAAAGGACGGTCAATCTCTAGCAAAATATGACAAAATCCACCTTTTCGACGTTGATCTTCCTGAAGGTAATACCTATAGAGAGTCTGAAACAATAGTTTCCGGAAGTGAATCTCCACCTGTTGTTGAGGTGCCAGGACTTTGCAAAATAGGGTTATCTATCTGTTATGACGTGCGGTTTCCTGAACTTTATAGGGATTTGGTCAATAGAGGAGCAGATTTATTAATGATTCCAGCTGCTTTTACTGCTTTTACGGGAAAGGATCATTGGCAAGTCTTGCTTCAAGCAAGAGCTATTGAAAATACTGCTTATGTTGTTGCTCCAGCTCAAACGGGTCGCCACTATGGCAGAAGACAAAGTCATGGCCATGCGATGGTTATTGATCCTTGGGGGACAGTTTTGGCAGATGCAGGGGTTCTTCAAGGAGCAGCAATAGCTCCTGCTGATAAAGAAAGAGTCGAGAGGATCAGAGGACAAATGCCCAGCCTAAAACATCGAAAAACAGAGCTTTTTATTTGA
- a CDS encoding N-acetylmuramoyl-L-alanine amidase, protein MFEVQSLKSKLAFIAGSFFCLNLFISLPLRSASALAAWALTSNGTLRLRTSTGAKLDAFYQSSNSDKGERVWIDFPGELSRPRTIKGNGSVKEIRLGKPAKGKTRLVIEFLPSVELEPSKLQLIGITPNTWELKFIGLENNSFRSIEEGNILRNSIKRTFEKIKIQDLDISSLPNVPYGKYKVVIDPGHGGSDPGAVGINGLRETDIVLEVSKSVSGFLTNKGVKTILTRNHERTLDLQPRVTKANNSKADVFVSIHANATRGKQKDVNGLETYYYSGYKGYSLAKNIQKQILIFSPQSPDRGVRRSRFYVIRKTSMPAALVEIGFVTGMYDADLLRQKGYRDKISFAIAKGILNYLKVSN, encoded by the coding sequence ATGTTTGAAGTTCAATCTTTAAAGTCAAAACTTGCATTTATTGCGGGATCTTTTTTTTGTTTAAATCTTTTTATTTCTTTACCGCTCAGATCTGCTAGCGCTCTTGCTGCATGGGCCTTAACTAGTAACGGTACCCTTAGATTACGAACTTCCACTGGGGCTAAATTAGATGCTTTTTATCAATCCTCAAACAGTGATAAAGGTGAAAGGGTATGGATTGATTTCCCTGGAGAATTAAGCCGTCCTAGAACTATTAAAGGTAATGGATCAGTTAAGGAAATAAGATTAGGTAAACCTGCGAAGGGTAAGACAAGGCTTGTTATTGAGTTTCTTCCATCAGTTGAATTAGAACCATCAAAATTACAATTAATTGGTATCACACCAAACACATGGGAATTGAAATTTATTGGTTTAGAAAATAATTCTTTTCGTTCTATTGAAGAAGGTAATATTTTAAGAAATTCAATAAAAAGAACTTTTGAAAAAATAAAGATTCAAGATTTAGATATTTCTTCTTTACCCAATGTTCCTTATGGAAAGTATAAAGTTGTTATTGATCCAGGCCATGGTGGTTCGGATCCTGGTGCTGTCGGAATTAATGGATTAAGAGAGACTGATATTGTTTTGGAAGTGTCAAAAAGTGTTTCAGGATTTCTAACAAATAAAGGGGTGAAAACTATTTTAACTCGGAATCATGAGAGAACATTAGACTTACAACCGAGAGTTACTAAAGCTAATAATTCAAAAGCTGATGTTTTTGTTAGTATTCATGCAAATGCAACAAGAGGAAAGCAAAAAGATGTAAATGGTTTAGAGACCTATTATTACTCTGGTTATAAAGGTTATTCTTTAGCAAAAAATATTCAAAAACAAATTTTAATTTTCTCTCCTCAAAGCCCAGATAGGGGGGTTAGGAGATCTAGATTTTATGTAATTAGAAAAACATCCATGCCTGCAGCTTTAGTAGAGATTGGATTTGTTACTGGTATGTATGATGCAGATTTATTACGACAAAAAGGTTACAGAGATAAAATATCTTTTGCTATCGCTAAGGGAATACTGAATTATCTAAAAGTCTCAAATTAG
- the murI gene encoding glutamate racemase — protein MRLGLFDSGIGGFTVLKKVMELCPNNSIMYLADTARLPYGVKSNNEIVQIAEEISTWFSYQKIDAFLVSCNTTNAIALDVIKKNLDVPVFDLIGSAASIIKEPRVGVLATPSTVKTKAYTNSILECQPKTFVIEQPCPEFVPMIEMGNIDSDEITNAAIRYLQPLLKENIYSLILGCSHYPLITPLLTKMLPSNVKLIDPAEALSLKLKLFLDSKVSNYSKKKNLVDLKFYVTSNLKNFPNKANYWLNVFPEVNLVSLQKKGCVS, from the coding sequence ATGCGACTTGGATTGTTTGATAGTGGTATAGGAGGCTTTACTGTTTTAAAAAAAGTAATGGAACTATGTCCCAATAATTCAATTATGTATTTAGCTGATACAGCAAGACTTCCATATGGAGTCAAGTCAAATAATGAGATTGTTCAAATTGCTGAAGAAATATCAACTTGGTTTAGTTATCAAAAAATTGACGCTTTTTTGGTTTCATGTAACACAACAAATGCCATTGCCTTGGATGTAATTAAAAAAAATTTAGATGTCCCTGTTTTTGACTTGATTGGGTCTGCGGCCTCAATCATCAAGGAACCTAGAGTAGGTGTCTTAGCAACTCCCTCTACTGTTAAAACAAAGGCTTATACAAATTCGATTTTAGAATGCCAACCAAAAACGTTTGTAATCGAACAACCATGCCCTGAATTTGTTCCAATGATTGAAATGGGTAATATTGATTCGGATGAGATTACTAATGCTGCAATTAGGTATTTACAACCTCTTTTAAAAGAAAATATTTACTCTTTAATTCTTGGCTGTAGTCACTATCCTCTCATAACTCCATTGCTGACAAAAATGTTACCTTCTAATGTTAAATTGATTGACCCAGCTGAAGCTCTTTCTTTGAAATTAAAGTTGTTTTTGGATTCAAAAGTGAGCAATTATTCAAAGAAAAAAAATTTAGTTGATTTAAAGTTTTATGTAACCTCTAATCTTAAAAACTTTCCCAATAAAGCTAATTATTGGTTGAACGTGTTTCCTGAAGTTAATCTCGTTTCACTGCAGAAGAAGGGTTGTGTCTCTTAA
- the sds gene encoding solanesyl diphosphate synthase, with amino-acid sequence MTTATEILQPVELDLEALLLDLRSLIGAGHPILQAAAEHLFSAGGKRLRPGIVLLISRALTSEKDLPLKHRKLAQITEMIHTASLVHDDVVDEADTRRGVETVHSRFDPRIAVLAGDFLFAQASWHLANLENLDVVKLLSRVIMDLAEGEIKQGLNRFDSSQSFESYLEKSYCKTASLIANSSKAIGVLSDVDEESLNSLYFFGRQLGLAFQVVDDILDFTGNDKQLGKPAASDLQSGYLTAPVFYALEENPTLSELINGKFSKKDDLDKALSLVRDSSAIKKSRELAEKFASESKDSISWLPDSPSKKALLELPEFVISRLY; translated from the coding sequence ATGACCACAGCCACGGAAATTCTTCAACCTGTAGAACTTGATCTAGAAGCATTGCTACTAGATCTTCGCAGCCTCATAGGTGCTGGACACCCTATTTTGCAGGCAGCTGCAGAACATCTTTTTAGTGCAGGGGGTAAACGTTTAAGGCCTGGGATAGTTTTATTGATTTCAAGAGCTTTGACGTCTGAAAAGGATCTTCCTTTGAAGCATAGAAAGTTGGCCCAAATTACTGAGATGATTCATACAGCTTCTCTTGTGCATGATGATGTCGTTGATGAAGCTGATACTAGAAGAGGTGTTGAAACTGTTCACAGTCGATTTGATCCCAGGATAGCTGTTTTAGCAGGAGATTTCCTATTTGCACAAGCAAGTTGGCATCTAGCAAATCTTGAAAATTTAGATGTTGTTAAATTGTTAAGTAGGGTGATTATGGATCTAGCGGAAGGCGAGATAAAGCAGGGGCTCAACAGATTTGATTCAAGTCAATCCTTTGAGAGTTATTTAGAAAAAAGTTATTGTAAAACAGCTTCACTAATTGCTAATAGCTCCAAAGCTATTGGTGTTTTATCTGATGTAGATGAAGAGAGTTTAAATTCACTTTATTTTTTTGGAAGACAATTAGGATTAGCGTTTCAAGTGGTTGATGATATCCTAGATTTTACTGGAAATGATAAACAATTAGGCAAACCAGCCGCTAGTGATCTTCAAAGTGGTTATCTTACTGCCCCAGTTTTCTATGCTTTGGAAGAAAATCCAACTCTGAGTGAACTTATCAATGGTAAATTCTCTAAAAAAGATGATCTTGATAAGGCTTTGTCTCTAGTAAGAGATTCAAGTGCGATCAAAAAATCAAGAGAATTAGCCGAAAAATTTGCGTCTGAATCAAAAGATTCAATTTCTTGGTTGCCAGATTCCCCATCCAAAAAAGCATTACTTGAATTGCCTGAATTTGTAATTAGCAGACTTTATTAA
- a CDS encoding HAD family hydrolase, giving the protein MKKNCNFPKALLFDLDGVLIDSEPLHGKAWKETAAIFDLNLTYSQLRLLRGKRRIDCANELVKLIPKAVEAKHLLNIHKPISRQLILKAKVMEGGENLVKRCHKDNIPMALVTSSSFESFQIKTAPHKWINLFSVIVLGDDKLLVQGKPAPDPYLLAAEKLNLAPQDCWAVEDSIAGVSSALAAGCFVFFLKEKHDQIKKKEILDQPINLKQISHLKEIEQILSEY; this is encoded by the coding sequence ATGAAGAAAAATTGTAATTTTCCTAAAGCATTATTATTTGATCTTGATGGAGTTCTAATTGATTCAGAACCCCTACATGGAAAAGCATGGAAAGAAACCGCCGCAATTTTCGATCTAAATCTAACTTATAGTCAATTAAGACTCTTAAGAGGTAAAAGGAGAATTGATTGTGCCAATGAACTGGTTAAATTAATTCCAAAGGCAGTGGAGGCGAAACACTTACTAAACATACATAAACCCATCTCAAGACAACTCATCCTTAAAGCAAAAGTTATGGAAGGTGGAGAGAATTTGGTCAAAAGGTGTCATAAAGACAATATCCCAATGGCCTTAGTAACCAGTAGCAGCTTTGAATCTTTCCAAATAAAAACAGCTCCACATAAATGGATAAATCTTTTTTCTGTAATAGTCCTAGGGGATGACAAATTACTAGTTCAAGGGAAACCAGCTCCAGATCCATATTTATTAGCTGCTGAAAAATTAAATCTAGCTCCTCAGGATTGTTGGGCTGTTGAAGATTCAATTGCTGGAGTATCTTCTGCCTTAGCGGCAGGTTGTTTTGTTTTCTTTTTAAAAGAAAAACATGATCAAATTAAGAAAAAAGAAATTCTTGATCAACCAATTAATTTAAAACAAATCAGCCATTTAAAAGAAATTGAACAAATTTTGAGTGAGTATTGA
- the acs gene encoding acetate--CoA ligase, whose translation MNSDNSNSIESVLQEQRIFPPSDDFSSKSRISSFSKYLKLSEIAKSDPNKFWGDAAREELHWFKSFDKVLDWSNPPFAKWFDGGKTNISFNCLDRHLNSSTANKVALIWEGEPGDQKKYTYKELHKEVCKAANALKSIGIGKGDLVALYMPMVPEAAIAMLACARIGAPHSVVFGGFSSEALRDRLINGEAKAIITADGGFRKDKVIPLKDAVDSALEGGSCPKVESVLVVQRTKKNIAMVDGRDYWWHEIVDSQSAECLPEQMDSEDCLFVLYTSGSTGKPKGVVHSTAGYNLWSHLTFKWIFDIRENDVYWCTADVGWITGHSYIVYGPLSNGATTVMYEGVPRPSNPGAFWDVIQKHKISIFYTAPTAIRAFMKAGEKIPQQYDLSSLRLLGTVGEPINPEAWMWYRDVIGGGRCPIVDTWWQTETGGVMISPLPGATPTKPGSATFPLPGIEADVVNSYGESVASNEGGYLVVKRPWPGMMRNVYGDEKRFRESYWEYLKPSDNSYIYFAGDGARRDEEGYFWVMGRVDDVINVSGHRLGTMEIESALVSHELISEAAVVGRPDDLKGESIVAFITLKAGAKVNENIEAQLKKHVVNEIGPIAKPDEIKFTDSLPKTRSGKIMRRILRALASGDEISGDTSTLEDRSVLDKLRS comes from the coding sequence ATGAACTCCGACAATTCTAACTCTATTGAGTCTGTTCTTCAGGAGCAGAGAATTTTCCCCCCCTCTGATGACTTTTCCAGTAAAAGTAGAATCTCATCTTTCTCTAAGTATTTGAAACTGTCGGAGATAGCTAAATCAGATCCAAATAAGTTTTGGGGTGATGCAGCTAGAGAAGAATTACATTGGTTTAAATCTTTTGATAAAGTACTTGATTGGTCCAATCCTCCATTCGCTAAATGGTTCGATGGAGGGAAAACTAATATTTCCTTTAACTGTTTAGATCGTCATTTAAATAGTTCAACAGCTAACAAAGTCGCCTTGATTTGGGAAGGTGAGCCAGGTGATCAAAAAAAATATACCTACAAAGAACTACATAAAGAAGTTTGCAAAGCAGCTAATGCACTCAAGTCTATAGGCATAGGGAAAGGTGATCTTGTCGCTTTGTATATGCCGATGGTGCCTGAAGCTGCAATTGCAATGCTTGCTTGTGCAAGGATAGGAGCACCACATTCAGTGGTATTTGGAGGCTTTTCCTCTGAGGCGCTCAGAGACAGATTAATTAATGGTGAAGCGAAAGCAATAATTACAGCTGATGGTGGTTTTAGAAAAGATAAAGTAATTCCTCTCAAAGATGCTGTTGACTCAGCATTGGAAGGTGGTAGTTGTCCAAAGGTCGAATCAGTTTTAGTTGTTCAAAGGACTAAAAAAAATATTGCCATGGTTGATGGTAGAGATTATTGGTGGCATGAAATTGTAGATAGTCAATCAGCAGAATGTTTGCCGGAACAAATGGATAGTGAGGATTGCTTATTTGTTTTATATACTTCTGGCTCTACAGGGAAACCAAAGGGAGTAGTTCATTCAACTGCTGGGTATAACCTTTGGTCTCATTTAACTTTTAAATGGATTTTTGATATTCGTGAAAATGATGTTTATTGGTGCACCGCTGATGTTGGTTGGATAACTGGGCATAGTTATATCGTCTATGGCCCACTATCTAATGGCGCAACTACTGTTATGTACGAAGGTGTTCCTAGGCCATCAAATCCAGGTGCTTTTTGGGATGTAATTCAAAAGCATAAAATTTCGATTTTTTATACTGCTCCAACAGCCATAAGGGCCTTTATGAAAGCTGGGGAAAAGATTCCCCAGCAATATGATTTATCTAGTTTGAGGCTTTTAGGAACTGTTGGAGAGCCAATTAATCCTGAGGCTTGGATGTGGTATAGAGATGTTATTGGAGGGGGGAGATGTCCAATAGTTGATACATGGTGGCAAACAGAAACTGGTGGAGTAATGATTAGTCCCCTTCCCGGAGCGACCCCAACCAAACCTGGATCAGCAACTTTCCCTTTGCCTGGGATTGAAGCCGATGTGGTCAATTCATATGGGGAGTCTGTCGCCAGTAATGAGGGTGGATATTTGGTAGTTAAAAGACCATGGCCTGGAATGATGAGAAATGTTTATGGAGATGAAAAAAGATTTAGAGAGAGTTATTGGGAGTATTTAAAACCCTCAGACAATAGCTATATATATTTTGCTGGAGATGGGGCTCGAAGAGACGAAGAAGGTTATTTTTGGGTCATGGGGCGAGTTGATGATGTTATAAATGTCTCTGGTCATAGGCTTGGAACAATGGAAATAGAATCAGCTTTAGTTAGTCATGAGCTTATTTCAGAAGCTGCAGTAGTTGGTAGGCCTGATGATTTAAAAGGTGAATCAATAGTAGCCTTTATCACTTTGAAAGCTGGTGCAAAAGTAAACGAAAATATAGAGGCACAATTAAAAAAACATGTAGTGAATGAAATAGGACCTATTGCCAAGCCTGATGAAATTAAATTTACTGATTCTCTTCCTAAAACTAGAAGTGGAAAAATAATGCGCAGAATTTTAAGAGCACTGGCTTCAGGCGATGAAATAAGTGGAGATACAAGTACTCTTGAAGATCGATCTGTTTTAGATAAATTAAGAAGTTAA